In Hyphomicrobiales bacterium, a single window of DNA contains:
- a CDS encoding L,D-transpeptidase, giving the protein MDRRDFILGSLAALASASPALAATKKKRRPVYLGAEVVEFRTPEKRGTVIVNTGERALYHVIGRESAVRYGVAVGKAGFDWAGIAKVGRKVEWPTWTPPASMIRRRPELAEWADGMPGGPENPLGARALYLFANGRDTMFRIHGTNEPGSIGTAASSGCIRMLNEEVMELYDNVRIGTKVIVL; this is encoded by the coding sequence ATGGACAGGCGGGATTTCATTCTGGGGTCACTGGCGGCGCTTGCGAGTGCTTCGCCGGCGCTTGCTGCAACCAAGAAGAAGCGGCGCCCAGTCTATCTCGGCGCGGAGGTGGTGGAGTTCCGCACCCCTGAAAAGCGCGGCACCGTCATCGTCAACACCGGCGAACGCGCACTCTATCATGTGATCGGCCGTGAATCGGCGGTCCGCTACGGCGTCGCCGTGGGCAAGGCGGGCTTCGATTGGGCGGGCATCGCCAAGGTGGGCCGCAAGGTGGAATGGCCGACCTGGACGCCCCCCGCCAGCATGATCCGCCGCAGGCCCGAACTTGCGGAATGGGCCGATGGCATGCCGGGCGGCCCGGAAAATCCCCTGGGCGCGCGGGCGCTTTACCTTTTCGCCAATGGCCGCGACACCATGTTCCGCATCCACGGCACCAACGAACCCGGCTCCATTGGCACCGCCGCTTCCTCCGGCTGCATTCGGATGTTGAATGAAGAGGTGATGGAACTTTACGATAACGTCAGAATTGGAACGAAGGTCATCGTCTTGTAA
- a CDS encoding AraC family transcriptional regulator, translated as MPARRRSPGPQPLPPSGTPAAPPWLEALYDAVPDTVFFIKDGTGRYTSANQTLAARLGLRDGRALIGKTAAEVFPGVLGQRYAAQDLSVLQSGQVLSGVLELHLYPGGADGWCLTWKTPVRDDGGHVTGLAGLSRDLPAWSVMKPENRKLARVLDHVHDHLAQPLRLPALARIADLSAWQLDARMRQLFGVSMAQFITRTRITRACQLLQGERQPVSSIALGCGYSDQAAFTRAFRQATGLTPLQYRNLKRP; from the coding sequence ATGCCAGCCCGCCGCCGTTCCCCTGGTCCACAACCTCTGCCGCCGTCCGGTACCCCGGCAGCGCCGCCGTGGCTGGAAGCGCTCTATGATGCGGTGCCGGACACGGTGTTCTTCATCAAGGATGGCACGGGTCGCTACACGTCTGCCAACCAGACGCTTGCGGCGCGCCTTGGCTTGCGCGACGGGCGGGCGCTCATCGGAAAGACGGCGGCGGAGGTCTTCCCCGGCGTGCTGGGGCAGCGTTACGCGGCGCAGGATCTGTCCGTGCTGCAATCGGGCCAGGTGTTGAGCGGCGTGCTGGAACTGCACCTCTATCCGGGCGGCGCGGACGGCTGGTGCCTCACCTGGAAGACGCCTGTCCGTGATGACGGGGGCCACGTCACGGGCCTTGCCGGCCTGTCGCGAGACCTGCCGGCGTGGTCGGTGATGAAGCCTGAAAACCGCAAGCTGGCACGGGTTCTGGATCATGTGCACGATCATCTGGCCCAGCCGCTGCGTCTCCCTGCGCTGGCGCGGATCGCAGACCTCTCCGCCTGGCAACTGGATGCGCGGATGCGGCAATTGTTCGGCGTGTCGATGGCGCAGTTCATCACGCGCACGCGCATCACGCGCGCCTGCCAGCTCTTGCAGGGCGAACGGCAGCCGGTCAGCAGCATTGCGCTTGGTTGCGGCTACAGCGACCAGGCAGCCTTCACCCGCGCATTCCGGCAAGCGACAGGGCTGACGCCGCTGCAATACCGGAACCTCAAGCGTCCGTAA
- a CDS encoding amino acid permease: MADKHVSEDKKILHDMGYAQELARSMNKFSNFAISFSIICILSGGINSLGQATSGAGGAAIGIGWPVGVVISGVFALALAQISSAYPTAGGLYHWGSILGNRFTGWLSAWLNLLGLVTVLGAINVGTFYFFFGAFGSLFGVEDTLTHRVAFVAIITILQALVNHYGIKLTAKLTDFSGYLILGTSVLLTIVLLASANSYDFSRLWTFGNYTGTEGASAVWPVAVGGLMAFLLGLLLPVYTITGYDASAHTAEETHDAARSVPSGMVSSVLWSGVFGWIFLSAFILMIPSMDDAAKQGWNVFFWGMDQQVNPTVKNILYVLIFISQWLCGLATVTSASRMLYAFSRDGGIPGASAALAKVSTSHRTPVAAIWTASILSILFVWFTSAITIAGTPAYSIVVSCTVIFLFLSFAVPIALGIIAIGGPKWPQMGPWNMGIGTYKVIAVLSLLAMVLLIVIGVQPPNDWALEITVGFIILSLIIWFAFENKRFKGPPIGDEIKRRQAEIAKREAKYGES; the protein is encoded by the coding sequence ATGGCTGACAAACACGTGAGCGAGGACAAAAAAATCCTCCACGACATGGGCTATGCGCAGGAACTCGCGCGCAGCATGAACAAGTTTTCGAACTTCGCAATTTCCTTTTCCATCATCTGCATCCTGTCCGGCGGCATCAACTCGCTGGGCCAGGCCACGTCAGGTGCAGGCGGGGCCGCAATCGGCATCGGCTGGCCGGTCGGTGTCGTCATCTCGGGCGTCTTCGCGCTCGCACTGGCACAGATCTCCTCGGCCTACCCGACGGCAGGCGGCCTCTATCACTGGGGCTCGATTCTCGGCAACCGCTTTACCGGCTGGCTCTCGGCCTGGCTCAACCTGCTCGGCCTCGTGACCGTGCTGGGCGCCATCAACGTCGGCACCTTCTATTTCTTCTTCGGCGCCTTCGGCTCGCTGTTCGGCGTGGAAGACACGCTTACGCACCGCGTGGCCTTCGTTGCCATCATCACCATCCTCCAGGCGCTGGTGAACCACTACGGCATCAAGCTCACGGCAAAGCTCACGGACTTCTCGGGATACCTGATCCTTGGAACGTCAGTGCTGCTGACCATCGTGCTTCTCGCCTCCGCCAACAGCTATGACTTCTCGCGGCTGTGGACATTCGGCAACTACACGGGCACCGAAGGTGCATCCGCCGTGTGGCCCGTCGCGGTGGGCGGCCTGATGGCTTTCCTCCTCGGCCTGCTGCTGCCGGTCTATACGATCACCGGCTATGACGCCTCGGCCCATACCGCCGAAGAGACCCACGACGCCGCCCGTTCCGTGCCCTCCGGCATGGTGTCGTCGGTGCTGTGGTCGGGTGTCTTCGGCTGGATCTTCCTCTCGGCCTTCATCCTGATGATCCCGAGCATGGACGATGCGGCGAAGCAGGGCTGGAACGTGTTCTTCTGGGGCATGGACCAGCAGGTGAACCCCACGGTGAAGAACATTCTCTATGTCCTCATCTTCATCAGCCAATGGCTCTGCGGCCTTGCCACAGTCACGAGCGCGTCGCGCATGCTCTATGCCTTCTCGCGTGACGGCGGCATTCCCGGTGCATCCGCGGCGCTCGCCAAGGTAAGCACCTCGCACCGCACACCGGTTGCGGCGATCTGGACGGCCTCGATCCTGTCGATCCTGTTCGTCTGGTTCACCTCAGCCATTACCATCGCCGGAACACCGGCCTATTCGATCGTGGTGTCGTGCACGGTGATCTTCCTGTTCCTGTCGTTTGCCGTGCCGATTGCCCTTGGCATCATCGCCATCGGTGGACCGAAATGGCCGCAGATGGGGCCGTGGAACATGGGCATCGGTACCTACAAGGTGATAGCGGTGCTCTCGCTCCTCGCCATGGTGCTGCTTATCGTCATCGGCGTGCAGCCACCCAACGATTGGGCGCTGGAGATCACGGTGGGCTTCATCATCCTGTCGCTGATCATCTGGTTCGCGTTCGAGAACAAACGCTTCAAGGGTCCGCCCATCGGCGACGAGATCAAGCGCCGGCAGGCCGAAATTGCCAAGCGTGAAGCCAAGTACGGCGAATCGTGA
- a CDS encoding SDR family oxidoreductase, translating to MAGKLNNKVALISGGATGMGGAASRLFAAEGAAVGIVDINADAGQAAVAEIEKAGGKACFVQADVSKAGDVTKAVEKVRQTLGPITVLFNHAGSIIIKPFLDTTEADWDRLTDINVKSMYLMTKAVLPQMIAAGGGSIVCTSSISAVAATPMEVLYNTTKGACHMFARAIAVEFRDRNIRCNAVCPGFVRTPHGLREVKELQALGVDVSEAALAAQQGRICEPEEVARAALFLASEDASFVNGAHLFVDNGFTAI from the coding sequence ATGGCTGGAAAGCTCAACAACAAGGTGGCCCTGATTTCCGGCGGGGCCACCGGCATGGGCGGGGCAGCGTCCCGCCTGTTTGCCGCTGAAGGTGCTGCCGTCGGCATTGTCGACATCAATGCGGACGCAGGGCAAGCGGCGGTGGCGGAGATCGAGAAGGCCGGCGGCAAGGCCTGCTTCGTGCAGGCCGATGTCTCGAAGGCCGGCGACGTGACGAAGGCAGTCGAGAAAGTCCGGCAGACGCTGGGTCCCATCACCGTCCTCTTCAATCACGCCGGCTCGATCATCATCAAGCCATTCCTCGACACGACGGAGGCGGACTGGGACCGCCTCACGGACATCAACGTCAAGAGCATGTACCTGATGACGAAGGCCGTACTGCCGCAGATGATCGCGGCGGGCGGCGGGTCGATCGTTTGTACGTCCTCCATCTCCGCCGTCGCGGCAACACCCATGGAAGTGCTCTACAACACGACCAAGGGTGCCTGCCACATGTTCGCCCGCGCCATTGCGGTGGAGTTCCGTGACCGGAACATCCGCTGCAATGCCGTGTGTCCGGGGTTCGTGCGCACACCGCACGGCCTCCGCGAAGTGAAGGAGTTGCAGGCGCTCGGAGTCGACGTCTCGGAAGCTGCCCTCGCCGCCCAGCAGGGCCGCATCTGCGAACCGGAGGAAGTGGCCCGCGCGGCGCTGTTCCTGGCGAGCGAGGATGCGAGTTTCGTCAACGGCGCCCATCTCTTCGTCGACAACGGCTTCACCGCAATCTAG
- a CDS encoding NAD(P)/FAD-dependent oxidoreductase, translating to MEKHDVVIIGGGPSGLACAVQLQARGIRDVVVLERESEAGGVPRHCGHWGFGWESHRRLMSGPDYAARLRRDARGVDVRTQHTVVEMTSPTLLRVHAPLTGIGAMEAKHVVLATGARESTRAARLIGGTRSTSVMNTGTLQQLVYLKRMKPFVRPVIIGAEWVSFSALMTCAHAGIRPAAMIAERLEAPLAFRWGARLRYGVPLLLQARVTAIHGTDGVTGVEIEQAGQRRTIACDGVIVSGAFVPEDALLSNTTSPSLPTPTRVGNAWGDLKTAGRCVAEARGIADQIAGAMR from the coding sequence ATGGAAAAGCATGATGTCGTCATCATCGGCGGCGGACCATCGGGGCTTGCCTGTGCCGTGCAATTGCAGGCCCGCGGCATCCGCGATGTGGTGGTGCTGGAGCGCGAGTCGGAAGCGGGTGGCGTGCCCCGGCACTGCGGCCACTGGGGTTTCGGCTGGGAAAGCCACCGCCGCCTGATGAGCGGTCCGGATTATGCCGCGCGCCTGCGCCGCGATGCGCGCGGCGTGGACGTGCGCACGCAGCATACGGTGGTCGAGATGACATCGCCCACACTGTTGCGCGTGCATGCGCCGCTGACCGGCATCGGCGCCATGGAAGCGAAACATGTGGTGCTGGCGACGGGGGCACGCGAATCCACACGGGCGGCGCGGCTTATCGGCGGTACGCGCTCGACCTCGGTGATGAACACGGGCACGCTGCAACAGCTTGTCTATCTGAAGAGAATGAAGCCCTTCGTGCGGCCCGTGATCATCGGGGCGGAATGGGTGTCTTTCTCGGCGCTGATGACCTGCGCCCATGCGGGTATTCGCCCCGCCGCCATGATCGCCGAACGGCTGGAAGCGCCCCTCGCCTTCCGCTGGGGGGCGCGGCTCCGCTATGGCGTGCCGTTGCTGTTGCAGGCGCGGGTCACGGCCATTCACGGCACGGATGGCGTGACCGGCGTTGAGATTGAACAAGCGGGGCAGCGCCGCACCATCGCCTGCGACGGCGTCATCGTGAGCGGCGCGTTTGTGCCGGAGGATGCGCTTCTTTCGAACACTACCAGCCCTTCGCTGCCCACGCCCACGCGCGTTGGAA
- a CDS encoding LysR family transcriptional regulator — protein MVRRPYNFPSLNGLAAFEAAGRHMSFTEAASELNVTPGAISKQIKQLESEVGVRLFVRLHRALDLTAEGAALLASLRESFQHISETLQGLDPARRVKTVSIGTTSAFAQFWLMPRLARFWKEHQDIVVDHVISDRGHDRWSTRVDLRARYGTAPFPDEGEAHKLFDDRIVALASPAFLAGRKIAELAELAAQPLLSVEGVDWTWTTWADFFRANGAKPGRLNIRRFNSFVIAVQAARDGQGIVLGWERLVAPLIKDGSLVQVGEFGMPAPDSYYLCCHSLERASPEARILHDWLLRNID, from the coding sequence ATGGTCCGGCGCCCCTATAATTTCCCGTCCCTCAACGGACTGGCCGCTTTCGAAGCGGCCGGCCGCCACATGAGTTTCACCGAAGCCGCGTCGGAACTGAACGTGACGCCCGGCGCCATATCAAAGCAGATCAAGCAGCTGGAAAGTGAGGTGGGCGTGCGCCTCTTCGTCCGCCTGCACCGGGCCCTCGACTTGACCGCCGAAGGGGCCGCACTCCTCGCCAGCCTGCGCGAGAGTTTCCAGCACATCTCAGAAACCCTGCAGGGCCTGGACCCCGCACGCCGCGTCAAGACGGTGAGCATCGGCACCACCAGCGCCTTTGCCCAGTTCTGGCTCATGCCGCGCCTCGCCCGCTTCTGGAAGGAACACCAGGACATCGTGGTCGATCACGTGATCTCCGACCGCGGCCACGACCGGTGGTCAACGCGCGTGGACCTGCGGGCACGTTATGGCACGGCACCCTTTCCCGACGAGGGCGAGGCACACAAGCTGTTTGACGACCGCATCGTGGCTCTCGCCAGCCCCGCATTTCTCGCGGGCCGCAAGATCGCGGAATTGGCTGAACTTGCTGCCCAACCGCTCCTCTCCGTCGAAGGCGTGGATTGGACGTGGACGACCTGGGCCGATTTCTTCCGCGCCAACGGCGCCAAGCCGGGGCGACTCAACATCCGCCGTTTCAACAGCTTTGTCATTGCCGTGCAGGCCGCCCGCGACGGGCAGGGAATTGTTCTGGGATGGGAACGGCTTGTTGCCCCGCTGATCAAGGACGGATCGCTGGTCCAGGTGGGAGAGTTCGGCATGCCCGCGCCTGATTCCTACTACCTCTGCTGTCACTCGCTGGAGCGGGCCTCGCCCGAGGCCAGGATCCTCCACGACTGGTTGCTCCGCAACATCGATTGA
- a CDS encoding L,D-transpeptidase, producing MQRRSFLSAILSGAAAVALGAADAKASIFEEIWAKKRGRKSPVRTATDARKIKVRKVKISSRKKLNYKGRETVTFASGEKAGTIIIRTHERALYFVLGSGKAVRYGVAVGKEGFSWAGTARVGLKRVNPVWTPPPEMIERTPKYAKWAGGMPGGLPINPLGPRAMYLFNKGGDTGFRIHGTIHPESIGTAASSGCIRMLNKEVIELYEKVRVGTKVIVL from the coding sequence ATGCAACGCCGTTCTTTCCTGTCCGCCATCCTGTCGGGCGCCGCTGCCGTGGCACTCGGCGCTGCTGATGCCAAGGCCAGCATTTTCGAGGAAATCTGGGCCAAGAAGCGGGGCCGCAAGTCACCCGTCCGCACCGCAACGGATGCCCGCAAGATCAAGGTCCGCAAGGTCAAGATCAGCAGCCGCAAGAAGCTGAACTACAAGGGCCGCGAAACGGTGACGTTTGCCAGCGGTGAAAAGGCCGGCACCATCATCATCCGGACTCACGAGCGTGCGCTCTATTTCGTCCTCGGCAGCGGCAAGGCCGTGCGCTACGGCGTGGCCGTCGGCAAGGAGGGCTTCTCTTGGGCTGGCACGGCGCGCGTCGGACTGAAGCGCGTCAACCCCGTGTGGACGCCCCCGCCGGAGATGATCGAGCGCACACCGAAATACGCCAAGTGGGCCGGTGGCATGCCGGGCGGCCTTCCCATCAATCCGCTGGGCCCGCGCGCCATGTACCTCTTCAACAAGGGCGGCGACACGGGCTTCCGCATTCACGGCACCATCCATCCGGAATCGATCGGCACGGCCGCGTCTTCGGGCTGCATCCGCATGCTCAACAAGGAAGTGATCGAGCTCTACGAGAAGGTGCGCGTCGGCACCAAGGTGATCGTTCTCTAA
- a CDS encoding FAD-dependent oxidoreductase: MDGRFDVAVIGGGVVGLAILRRLAMAGLSCVLLEKGADILSGASKGNSALLHTGFDAPHGSTELACMQAGHAEYLSIREKLNLPLLETSALVVAWSEEERAALPGIVAKAHKNGVKDVALLTRAEMHRREPRLAASALAAVLVPGEHVIDPWSSPLAYAHQAIAHGAVIHRKAEVRGAELRGGAWTLSAGDVTVEAAIVVNAAGLFGDHVEAFARASPFHIKPRKGQFVVFDKPAARLVRAIILPVPTERTKGVVLFRTIFGNLAIGPTAEEAEEREAGTCDGATLQRLQARAIEMVPDLAHVGVNAIYAGLRPATDHKDYVIEALPGRNWITVGGIRSTGLTGSLGIAGQVEALYARHFGKLPRKPAPLWTPVPMLAEHDNRPYQQGGDIVCHCEWVTRQEITDALTGPLPAGDLGGLKRRTRAMMGRCQGFNCGAEVRSLFEKAPHGKA; this comes from the coding sequence ATGGACGGCAGATTCGATGTTGCGGTGATCGGGGGCGGTGTGGTGGGACTTGCCATCCTGCGCCGCCTCGCCATGGCGGGGCTGTCCTGCGTGCTGCTGGAAAAAGGTGCCGACATCCTCTCTGGCGCCAGCAAGGGCAACAGTGCGCTGCTGCACACGGGCTTCGATGCGCCTCACGGCAGCACCGAACTCGCCTGCATGCAGGCGGGGCATGCCGAGTATCTCTCCATCCGCGAAAAGCTGAACCTGCCGCTGCTGGAAACATCGGCGCTGGTCGTGGCATGGAGCGAAGAGGAACGCGCCGCCCTTCCCGGCATTGTCGCCAAGGCCCACAAGAATGGCGTCAAGGACGTTGCCTTGCTCACGCGAGCCGAGATGCACCGGCGTGAGCCGCGGCTTGCCGCATCGGCACTGGCGGCGGTGCTGGTACCGGGCGAGCACGTGATCGACCCGTGGTCGTCGCCGCTGGCCTATGCACACCAGGCGATCGCCCATGGTGCCGTCATCCACCGCAAGGCCGAGGTGCGAGGCGCGGAGCTGCGCGGGGGGGCCTGGACGCTTTCCGCAGGTGATGTCACGGTCGAAGCCGCCATCGTGGTCAACGCGGCGGGATTGTTCGGCGATCACGTGGAGGCTTTTGCGCGGGCTTCGCCTTTCCACATCAAGCCGCGCAAAGGGCAGTTCGTGGTCTTCGACAAGCCTGCGGCGCGGCTGGTGCGGGCCATCATCCTTCCTGTTCCCACCGAGCGCACAAAGGGCGTCGTGCTGTTCCGCACCATCTTCGGAAATCTTGCCATCGGCCCCACGGCGGAGGAGGCCGAGGAGCGGGAAGCGGGAACTTGCGATGGGGCTACGTTGCAACGCCTCCAGGCGCGCGCCATCGAGATGGTGCCGGATCTCGCTCACGTGGGCGTGAACGCCATCTATGCGGGCCTCAGGCCCGCGACCGACCACAAGGACTATGTGATCGAAGCGCTGCCGGGTCGGAACTGGATCACCGTCGGCGGCATCCGCTCCACGGGCCTTACGGGATCGCTTGGAATCGCGGGGCAAGTGGAAGCACTCTACGCCCGGCATTTCGGAAAGCTGCCCCGGAAGCCAGCACCGCTGTGGACACCCGTGCCCATGCTGGCGGAACACGACAACCGCCCGTACCAACAGGGCGGCGACATCGTCTGCCATTGCGAATGGGTGACGCGGCAGGAGATCACGGACGCACTTACCGGGCCACTTCCCGCCGGCGATCTCGGCGGACTGAAGCGGCGGACCCGCGCCATGATGGGGCGCTGCCAGGGCTTCAATTGCGGCGCCGAGGTGCGCAGCCTGTTCGAGAAGGCGCCCCATGGAAAAGCATGA
- a CDS encoding trimethylamine methyltransferase family protein produces the protein MTEAATLSAPTSRRGGGRDGRRAMRAAPQISFPTLVRNIPTYEILPDEAVELIHEESMKILEEVGCEFRDDQAPAMWKKAGADVQGTRVRIDRNLLMSLISTVPPEFTLHARNPERTVKVGGKNSIFIPMYGAPFVRDLDNVRRYGSLADLNNFHRLAQMSPSLHSMSSICCEPMEIAVPKRHLHIIQSALTYGDKPFMGIVTEKERAEDVMKMAGIVFGDEFVKDNTVVVSITNCNSPLVWDQTMLDAMRVYASNNQPVICAPFALCGASTSASSVGAVAQVNAEALAGVAFTQLIRKGAPVIYGQFMVAVDMKSGAPMGGTPEAAQMMFAMGQLARKYKLPWRTSGFHVGSKLNDAQAGYESNMLMHAAVLSGANYIWHSAGWLEAGLSCGYSKFVTDAEQVAGWYKYAGGLKFDDFKDAMAAVREVGPQGHFLGTAHTLEHFEKAFFMPTIMDFNSYEQWSSEGAKDHDTRGREKARAMLNAYEKPAMDVAVAEALQDFVNRRERELPGTVD, from the coding sequence ATGACCGAAGCCGCCACACTGTCCGCTCCCACCTCACGCCGTGGCGGAGGCCGCGACGGACGCCGGGCCATGCGGGCCGCGCCGCAGATATCGTTCCCCACGCTGGTGCGCAACATTCCCACCTACGAAATCCTGCCCGATGAAGCGGTGGAACTCATCCACGAGGAATCCATGAAGATCCTCGAGGAGGTGGGCTGCGAATTCCGCGACGACCAGGCGCCCGCCATGTGGAAGAAGGCCGGCGCCGACGTGCAGGGCACGCGCGTCCGCATCGACCGCAATCTGCTCATGTCGCTGATCTCGACCGTGCCCCCCGAGTTCACGCTGCACGCCCGCAATCCCGAGCGAACCGTGAAGGTGGGCGGCAAGAACTCGATCTTCATTCCCATGTATGGTGCGCCCTTCGTGCGCGACCTCGACAACGTGCGCCGCTACGGCTCGCTTGCCGACCTCAACAATTTCCACAGGCTGGCGCAGATGTCGCCGTCGCTCCACTCCATGTCCTCGATCTGCTGCGAGCCGATGGAGATCGCGGTGCCGAAGCGCCACCTCCACATCATCCAGTCGGCGCTGACCTATGGCGACAAACCTTTCATGGGCATCGTCACCGAAAAGGAACGCGCCGAAGACGTGATGAAGATGGCGGGCATCGTCTTTGGCGATGAGTTCGTCAAGGACAACACGGTCGTCGTCTCGATCACCAACTGCAACTCGCCGCTGGTCTGGGACCAGACCATGCTGGATGCCATGCGCGTCTATGCCTCGAACAACCAGCCCGTGATCTGCGCACCCTTCGCGCTGTGCGGTGCGTCCACCTCGGCATCGTCCGTGGGTGCGGTGGCGCAGGTCAATGCCGAGGCGCTGGCAGGCGTTGCCTTCACCCAGCTCATCCGCAAGGGTGCGCCGGTGATTTACGGCCAGTTCATGGTGGCGGTCGACATGAAGTCGGGTGCTCCCATGGGTGGAACGCCGGAAGCGGCCCAGATGATGTTTGCCATGGGCCAGCTCGCCCGCAAGTACAAGCTGCCCTGGCGCACCAGCGGCTTCCATGTCGGTTCCAAGCTCAACGATGCACAGGCCGGCTATGAATCCAACATGCTGATGCACGCCGCCGTGCTCTCCGGTGCCAACTACATCTGGCACTCCGCCGGCTGGCTTGAGGCAGGCCTGTCCTGCGGCTATTCCAAGTTCGTGACCGACGCCGAACAGGTGGCGGGCTGGTATAAGTATGCTGGTGGCCTCAAGTTCGACGACTTCAAGGACGCCATGGCGGCGGTGCGCGAAGTGGGCCCGCAAGGGCATTTCCTCGGCACGGCCCATACGCTCGAGCATTTCGAGAAGGCCTTCTTCATGCCCACCATCATGGACTTCAACTCGTACGAGCAATGGTCCAGCGAAGGCGCCAAGGATCACGACACGCGTGGCCGCGAGAAGGCCCGCGCCATGCTCAACGCCTACGAGAAGCCCGCCATGGATGTGGCCGTCGCCGAAGCCCTGCAGGACTTTGTCAACCGCCGCGAACGCGAACTGCCCGGCACGGTGGATTGA
- a CDS encoding amino acid permease: MADKHVLTEDEKVLHQMGYAQELQRRMGAFQNFAISFAIICIVAGGLTAFPVALSAGGGMSVGIVWVLGSIFALIVAAAMGQIASAYPTAGGIYHWASLLGGRGFGWAAAWFNLLGLMFVVSSVNMGLFLLTRDLLFAQVFGWDVTPWVSTGEFSSGWWRQVMFIGVATIIQALINQRSLHWTTKLTDWSGYIILATAVLLTLSLLAFSESHDVSRLFTFKNFTGEAGGNVWPLATSAFYVFLLGLLHVVYTITGFDASAHTSEETMNAQREVPKGMLRSVFWSFVFGYIMVAAMVMALPDQKDATGAVVMDGVTAGAAQGWNAFNWVIAQVQMPSILRTIIIVGIVVSNFLCALAGLTSCSRMLYAFARDGGVPASETLKKVDHHLRTPGPAIWVAGALAFVATLYGGAFLVLSTGCAVFLYLSYLMPIAAALKSEAAGNWKNKGPFNLGGASMLVAAVAIIGCAILIFVGVQPPQEKVGYLIVMMLLALIGFWQSMEGRMPVGLVFSVLTAAAVYYFWHVEGDNFGTYAAVAALVITAVLVFMLNGKRFHGPPVGGEIAQRQSEIAKAEKAMDA; encoded by the coding sequence ATGGCTGACAAGCATGTACTGACAGAGGACGAAAAGGTCCTCCATCAAATGGGCTATGCCCAGGAACTTCAGCGCCGGATGGGCGCATTCCAGAACTTCGCAATCTCATTCGCCATCATCTGCATTGTTGCCGGCGGCCTCACGGCCTTCCCGGTGGCATTGAGCGCGGGTGGCGGCATGTCCGTCGGCATCGTCTGGGTGCTGGGCTCGATCTTCGCCCTCATCGTGGCGGCTGCCATGGGCCAGATCGCGTCCGCCTATCCGACCGCGGGCGGCATCTATCACTGGGCCTCGCTCCTCGGCGGGCGTGGCTTCGGCTGGGCCGCGGCATGGTTCAACCTGCTCGGCCTCATGTTCGTCGTCTCGTCGGTGAACATGGGTCTGTTCCTCCTCACCCGCGACCTGCTGTTCGCGCAGGTGTTCGGCTGGGACGTGACGCCGTGGGTCTCGACCGGCGAGTTCAGCAGCGGCTGGTGGCGCCAGGTGATGTTCATCGGCGTTGCCACCATCATCCAGGCCCTGATCAACCAGCGCTCGCTGCACTGGACGACCAAGCTCACGGACTGGAGCGGCTACATCATTCTCGCAACTGCGGTGCTGCTGACACTCTCGCTGCTGGCCTTCTCGGAAAGCCATGACGTGAGCCGCCTCTTCACCTTCAAGAACTTCACGGGCGAAGCAGGCGGCAACGTCTGGCCGCTCGCGACCTCCGCTTTCTACGTCTTCCTGCTCGGCCTCCTGCACGTGGTCTACACGATCACCGGCTTCGATGCCTCGGCGCATACGTCGGAAGAAACCATGAATGCCCAGCGCGAAGTGCCGAAGGGCATGCTGCGCTCGGTGTTCTGGTCCTTCGTCTTCGGCTACATCATGGTTGCCGCCATGGTCATGGCCTTGCCGGACCAGAAGGACGCGACGGGTGCCGTCGTGATGGATGGCGTCACTGCCGGTGCTGCCCAAGGCTGGAACGCCTTCAACTGGGTGATCGCCCAGGTGCAGATGCCCAGCATTCTGCGCACCATCATCATCGTCGGCATCGTGGTGTCGAACTTCCTCTGCGCGCTCGCGGGCCTCACCTCCTGCTCGCGCATGCTCTATGCCTTCGCGCGTGACGGTGGCGTTCCTGCCTCCGAGACGCTCAAGAAGGTTGACCACCACCTGCGCACGCCGGGACCTGCGATCTGGGTTGCCGGTGCGCTGGCCTTCGTCGCCACGCTCTACGGCGGCGCCTTCCTCGTGCTGTCCACGGGCTGCGCGGTGTTCCTCTACCTGTCGTACCTGATGCCGATTGCCGCCGCGCTCAAGTCTGAAGCGGCAGGCAACTGGAAGAACAAGGGTCCGTTCAACCTCGGTGGCGCCTCCATGCTCGTTGCGGCGGTGGCCATCATCGGTTGCGCCATCCTGATCTTCGTCGGCGTTCAGCCGCCGCAGGAAAAGGTGGGCTACCTTATCGTCATGATGCTGCTGGCCCTCATCGGCTTCTGGCAGTCGATGGAAGGCCGCATGCCGGTCGGTCTCGTCTTCTCCGTGCTGACGGCTGCTGCCGTCTACTACTTCTGGCACGTGGAAGGCGACAACTTCGGCACCTATGCCGCCGTTGCAGCGCTCGTCATCACTGCGGTACTGGTGTTCATGCTGAACGGCAAGCGCTTCCACGGCCCGCCCGTGGGTGGCGAAATCGCCCAGCGCCAGAGCGAGATCGCCAAGGCCGAAAAGGCCATGGACGCATAA